A genomic window from Flavobacteriales bacterium includes:
- a CDS encoding glycine C-acetyltransferase (catalyzes the formation of 2-amino-3-oxobutanoate from acetyl-CoA and glycine) encodes MYGEYQQFLAEELSSIQEAGLFKRERVITTPQGAEVHVSTGEDVVVMCANNYLGLSSHPEVIKGAKEALDTH; translated from the coding sequence ATGTACGGAGAATATCAACAGTTTTTGGCCGAAGAACTGAGTTCAATTCAAGAAGCGGGCCTTTTCAAAAGAGAACGTGTAATTACAACACCTCAGGGTGCTGAAGTTCATGTTAGCACTGGCGAAGATGTTGTGGTGATGTGCGCTAATAATTACCTGGGATTATCGTCTCATCCGGAAGTGATCAAAGGGGCAAAAGAGGCCTTGGATACGCAC
- a CDS encoding superoxide dismutase, with protein MAFELPSLPYAYDALEPHIDARTMEIHHSKHHAGYTNNLNNAIAGTELEGKSIEEIMVAGFDNAAVRNNGGGFYNHSLFWQVMSPNGGGQPSGALADAINAAYGSFDGFKDAFSKAAATRFGSGWAWLCVKDGGAVEVCSSANQDNPLMPGIGCTGTPILGLDVWEHAYYLNYQNRRPDYIAAFFNVINWDEVSKRYAAGK; from the coding sequence ATGGCTTTTGAATTACCGAGTCTTCCATATGCTTACGATGCTTTGGAACCGCATATTGATGCACGAACAATGGAAATCCATCACTCAAAGCATCACGCAGGCTACACGAATAATTTAAATAACGCAATTGCTGGTACTGAATTGGAAGGAAAATCCATTGAGGAAATCATGGTTGCTGGTTTCGATAATGCTGCCGTCAGAAACAATGGTGGTGGATTTTACAATCACAGTCTTTTTTGGCAAGTGATGTCGCCAAACGGTGGTGGACAACCTTCTGGTGCTTTGGCCGATGCCATCAATGCCGCTTACGGTTCATTTGATGGATTTAAAGATGCTTTTAGCAAAGCTGCTGCAACTCGTTTTGGTTCAGGTTGGGCTTGGCTTTGCGTAAAAGATGGTGGTGCTGTTGAAGTTTGCAGCAGCGCAAATCAAGATAATCCACTAATGCCAGGCATTGGCTGCACTGGAACCCCTATTCTTGGCCTCGATGTTTGGGAACATGCTTATTACTTGAACTACCAAAACAGAAGACCAGATTACATTGCCGCATTTTTCAATGTGATCAATTGGGATGAAGTTTCTAAACGATATGCGGCTGGAAAGTAA
- a CDS encoding SDR family oxidoreductase has translation MKKILVTGSNGLLGQKLVYKLKDRYDVELIATARGANRLLDQTGYTYYPLDIENRESVDSVIDLVKPDHIIHTAAMTQVDDCELDHAACDRANVDAVQYIVDAAERNNCHLVHISTDFIFNGKEGPYNEEGVADPLSYYGAAKWKGELIVQNSKLKWAILRTVLVYGIVDNMSRSNIVLWAKGALEKGNPINVVDDQFRSPTLAEDLADGCILAVDKSATGIYNISGKDQFSIIELVREVADYYGLDKSLIQPVSSKTLNQPAKRPPITGFILDKARRELGYNPHSFKEGIALMEQQLAKGSK, from the coding sequence GTGAAAAAGATTCTCGTAACAGGTTCTAACGGATTGTTGGGACAGAAACTTGTCTATAAACTCAAGGACCGTTATGATGTTGAACTCATTGCTACGGCCAGAGGCGCCAACCGATTGCTCGACCAAACGGGTTATACCTATTATCCTTTGGATATTGAAAATCGGGAAAGCGTGGATTCGGTGATTGATCTGGTGAAGCCAGATCATATCATTCACACCGCGGCAATGACCCAAGTTGATGATTGCGAATTGGATCATGCCGCTTGCGACCGTGCAAATGTTGACGCGGTGCAATATATAGTTGATGCAGCTGAACGGAACAATTGCCATTTGGTACACATATCAACCGATTTCATTTTCAACGGAAAAGAAGGTCCTTATAATGAAGAAGGCGTTGCTGATCCGCTTAGTTACTACGGTGCCGCCAAGTGGAAAGGAGAACTTATTGTTCAGAACAGTAAACTGAAATGGGCTATTTTACGAACCGTTCTCGTTTACGGAATTGTGGATAATATGAGCCGCTCAAATATTGTGCTTTGGGCTAAAGGAGCACTTGAAAAAGGGAATCCGATAAATGTTGTGGATGATCAATTCAGGTCGCCAACACTTGCAGAAGATCTTGCTGACGGCTGTATTTTAGCTGTTGATAAGAGCGCAACTGGCATATATAATATCTCAGGCAAGGATCAATTTTCCATTATCGAACTTGTTCGCGAAGTGGCCGATTATTATGGATTGGACAAGAGCTTGATCCAACCGGTTTCTTCCAAAACCTTGAATCAACCGGCCAAACGTCCGCCAATTACAGGTTTCATCCTCGATAAGGCAAGACGAGAACTTGGATACAATCCGCATAGTTTCAAGGAAGGAATTGCGCTTATGGAACAGCAATTGGCCAAAGGCTCCAAGTAA
- a CDS encoding NAD-binding protein, with protein sequence MNKRVRSIYFPFVVISLLLLIGISGYMFIENYDVWDAIYMTVITVTTVGFNEVRPLSFHGRIFTVFLILGSFGTFAYTITEVTKYVVDGEFRRLLLHFRVDRTINKLKNHTILCGYGRNGKQAYQTLTENGVKCVVVEKDKAIISELMESDKILYVEGDATHDEVLIRAGIKDARALISALPNDADNLFVVLTARVNNAGLKIISRASEDNSDTKLRHAGVDNVIMPDRVGGAHMAQLVVKPDVVEFVDLLIGQSSANTHIEEIQCSILPKSCIGLTIHDLNVRKNWGVNIVGFKTSVGEYVFNPAPDTLVQADSKLFVLGTSEQIFAMKTEISKE encoded by the coding sequence GTGAACAAACGCGTCCGCTCGATCTATTTTCCGTTCGTTGTCATTAGCCTGCTGCTGCTTATCGGCATCTCTGGCTATATGTTTATTGAAAACTATGACGTTTGGGATGCTATTTATATGACGGTTATTACCGTTACAACGGTTGGTTTCAATGAAGTGAGGCCGCTGTCATTCCACGGTCGGATTTTCACCGTGTTTCTGATACTGGGCAGTTTTGGTACATTCGCCTACACCATCACCGAGGTTACAAAATACGTGGTCGATGGTGAATTCAGACGACTTCTATTACACTTCCGCGTGGATCGAACCATAAACAAATTAAAGAATCACACCATCCTTTGCGGGTATGGCAGAAATGGCAAACAAGCCTATCAGACGCTAACAGAAAATGGTGTGAAGTGCGTGGTGGTCGAAAAAGACAAAGCCATCATTTCCGAATTGATGGAAAGCGACAAAATCCTCTATGTTGAAGGAGATGCAACGCACGATGAGGTGTTGATTCGCGCTGGGATAAAAGATGCACGAGCGCTCATTTCGGCATTGCCGAATGATGCGGACAACCTATTTGTTGTGCTAACAGCACGAGTTAATAATGCAGGACTGAAGATCATTAGCCGTGCTTCGGAAGATAATTCGGACACCAAATTGCGCCATGCAGGAGTAGATAATGTAATAATGCCTGATAGGGTTGGAGGCGCGCACATGGCGCAACTGGTTGTGAAACCAGACGTGGTAGAATTTGTTGACCTTCTTATTGGTCAATCTTCTGCTAATACACACATCGAAGAAATTCAGTGCAGTATTTTGCCCAAGTCGTGTATTGGCTTGACGATTCACGACCTCAATGTGCGCAAAAATTGGGGAGTAAACATCGTAGGATTTAAGACTTCAGTGGGCGAATACGTGTTCAATCCAGCGCCCGACACGCTCGTGCAAGCAGATTCTAAACTGTTTGTCTTGGGTACTTCGGAACAGATTTTTGCGATGAAAACGGAAATTTCAAAAGAGTGA
- a CDS encoding PspC domain-containing protein, translating to MSSEEKDKYVSLFEFQIFGVCSWLGEKLGIKATSIRMYFIYLSFFTFGSPIIVYLISSFVLEHKHYFKPTVQPKRRSVWDL from the coding sequence ATGAGTTCAGAGGAAAAGGATAAGTATGTATCGCTGTTCGAATTCCAAATTTTCGGGGTCTGTTCGTGGCTGGGCGAAAAGCTCGGGATAAAAGCCACGAGCATTCGGATGTATTTCATTTACCTGTCTTTCTTCACCTTCGGATCGCCAATTATCGTGTACCTCATCAGTTCGTTTGTTCTCGAGCACAAACATTATTTTAAACCGACTGTGCAACCAAAACGCAGAAGCGTTTGGGATCTCTAA
- a CDS encoding DUF2851 family protein, which translates to MPYPKEELLHHIWQHRLFHQQGLKTSDGQNLQIIRVGELNKDAGPDFRNVRIKVDGTEWAGNVEIHVRSSDWLRHDHQHDSSYSNIILHVVFEDDLNESLGAFPTLELKELISDQVLRRYEKLSASVDALPCGKQFMEVSELVRMAWFDSLLIGRLQRKSEWMDSLVEEFNGDLEQAFMVVLFRSFGMKVNADPFEQLARNTSWKVLSKHQDDLFQLEAILFGNAGFLNHPKDDYQQHLRQEYDFLQHKYGLQPLNNKLWKFLRLRPANFPTVRIAQLAALFQKTGAFFRWFSNHNEQIDPRTICVSPSNYWETRYNFGKESAAKSKRIGTVMAQNILINAVAPFLFVSAHREAKPELQDKALAILQQLPAEKNVKVNVFADQGLEVKSAAESQALIELKSNFCDHKKCLFCSIGVNILKTGS; encoded by the coding sequence ATGCCTTATCCGAAGGAAGAACTGTTACATCACATTTGGCAACATCGCCTGTTCCATCAGCAAGGTCTGAAAACTTCGGATGGACAAAATCTACAGATCATTCGTGTAGGCGAATTGAATAAGGATGCTGGGCCTGATTTTCGGAATGTGCGTATCAAGGTTGATGGCACCGAATGGGCGGGAAACGTGGAAATTCATGTTCGAAGTTCAGATTGGTTGCGACATGATCATCAGCACGATTCCAGTTATTCAAACATCATATTACATGTAGTTTTTGAAGATGACCTGAATGAATCGCTTGGCGCATTTCCAACCTTAGAATTGAAGGAACTCATTTCTGATCAGGTGCTTAGACGCTATGAGAAATTGAGCGCTTCGGTAGATGCACTACCTTGTGGAAAACAGTTTATGGAGGTCTCGGAATTGGTACGCATGGCGTGGTTCGATTCCTTACTAATAGGTCGTCTGCAACGTAAATCTGAGTGGATGGATTCGCTGGTTGAAGAATTCAACGGTGATCTGGAGCAGGCATTCATGGTTGTTTTATTCCGGTCATTCGGAATGAAAGTTAACGCTGATCCGTTTGAACAGCTAGCAAGAAATACATCATGGAAAGTGTTGTCCAAACATCAGGATGACCTTTTTCAGCTCGAAGCCATCTTGTTCGGAAATGCCGGGTTTCTCAATCATCCTAAAGATGATTATCAGCAACACCTCCGACAGGAATATGATTTTCTTCAACACAAATATGGATTGCAACCATTGAATAATAAGCTGTGGAAGTTTCTTCGGTTGCGGCCAGCCAATTTTCCAACGGTTAGAATAGCGCAGTTGGCTGCACTATTTCAAAAGACGGGAGCGTTCTTTCGCTGGTTTTCAAATCATAATGAGCAGATTGATCCGAGAACTATTTGTGTTTCCCCATCCAATTATTGGGAAACCCGATACAATTTCGGGAAGGAATCAGCTGCAAAATCAAAGCGGATTGGAACCGTGATGGCTCAGAATATTCTGATCAATGCGGTTGCACCTTTTCTATTTGTCTCAGCTCATCGCGAAGCAAAACCTGAGTTGCAAGACAAGGCATTGGCCATTCTGCAGCAACTACCTGCTGAGAAGAACGTCAAGGTAAACGTGTTTGCAGATCAAGGATTGGAAGTGAAGAGTGCTGCTGAGTCTCAGGCGCTTATTGAACTTAAATCCAACTTCTGCGACCACAAAAAATGCTTATTTTGCAGTATTGGGGTCAATATTTTGAAAACTGGTTCATGA
- the pyrF gene encoding orotidine-5'-phosphate decarboxylase has protein sequence MNHLQLFRNIQKKRSFLCIGLDTDLAKIPPHLLGYQDPMYEFNKRIIDATHDLCVAYKPNTAFYEARGFEGWLSLEKTVQHIPDEVLKLADAKRGDIGNTTRMYARGFFDQMNFDAITLSPYMGSDSVLPYFQYKERWVVLLALTSNEGAADFQFLKTENGQLFEEVLLQAKDWGTIDNTMFVIGATKASLMKKVRNIVPDHFLLVPGVGAQGGSLTEVAKYGMNDKCGLLVNSSRGIIYASQGEDFAEAARAEALIMQQQMEEILDEAGL, from the coding sequence ATGAACCATCTTCAACTTTTCAGAAACATCCAAAAGAAGCGCAGTTTCCTGTGCATTGGACTCGACACGGACCTTGCAAAAATCCCCCCGCATCTGCTGGGTTATCAGGATCCGATGTATGAGTTTAACAAACGGATCATTGATGCAACGCACGACTTGTGCGTGGCCTACAAACCGAATACAGCTTTCTACGAAGCCCGTGGTTTTGAAGGTTGGCTTTCATTAGAGAAAACCGTGCAGCACATTCCTGATGAAGTGTTGAAATTGGCAGATGCGAAACGAGGCGATATTGGAAACACAACGCGCATGTATGCTCGCGGATTTTTTGATCAGATGAATTTTGATGCCATCACGCTTTCGCCTTACATGGGTTCAGATAGCGTGCTTCCATATTTCCAATACAAGGAGCGTTGGGTGGTGCTTTTGGCGCTTACATCCAACGAAGGCGCTGCTGATTTTCAGTTTTTGAAGACAGAAAACGGACAATTGTTCGAAGAGGTTTTGTTGCAGGCCAAAGATTGGGGAACAATAGACAATACCATGTTTGTGATTGGTGCAACAAAAGCGAGTCTAATGAAAAAGGTGCGGAATATCGTGCCCGATCATTTTCTTTTAGTGCCTGGTGTTGGCGCACAAGGAGGAAGCCTGACGGAAGTGGCCAAGTACGGAATGAATGATAAATGTGGGCTTTTGGTCAACTCTTCTAGGGGAATAATATATGCTAGTCAGGGAGAGGATTTTGCTGAAGCTGCGCGTGCTGAAGCGCTGATCATGCAACAGCAGATGGAAGAAATTCTAGACGAAGCAGGATTGTAA
- a CDS encoding CTP synthase: protein MPGTKYIFVTGGVTSSLGKGIISASLATLLQARGFRVTIQKLDPYINVDPGTLNPYEHGECYVTDDGAETDLDLGHYERFLNVPTSQDNNVTTGRIYQTVINKEREGAYLGKTVQVIPHITDEIKNRIKRLGETGNYDIVITEIGGTVGDIESLPYIEAVRQFNWEIGAGNHLVIHLTLLPYLATSGELKTKPTQHSVKMLLESGLQPDILVCRADRKIPGDQKRKIALFCNVTLNAVIESLDAETIYDVPILMLKEKLDSVVISKLKLTSKNEPDLTNWKHFLGILKNPTSEVTIGLVGKYVELKDAYKSIAEALIHAGVENECKVDVKWIHSEDLVEDTVGSKLKGLKGILVAPGFGDRGIEGKILAVKYARENNIPFLGICLGMQCAVIEFGRNVLGLKDANSTEMNPKTGNPVIDIMEEQKKVTKKGGTMRLGAYPCKLTKGSKAYSVYGSANISERHRHRFEFNNRYLKDYEKAGMIASGINPDSNLVEIVELTEHPWFIGVQFHPEYKSTVAAPHPLFAKFIGAALKS, encoded by the coding sequence ATGCCGGGAACTAAGTACATTTTTGTGACTGGAGGCGTAACCTCCTCACTAGGAAAAGGAATCATTTCGGCCTCGCTGGCCACGCTGCTTCAAGCACGCGGATTCCGAGTCACCATTCAAAAACTCGACCCATACATCAATGTCGACCCTGGCACACTCAATCCTTACGAACATGGCGAGTGCTATGTAACGGACGATGGAGCTGAGACCGACCTTGACCTTGGCCATTACGAGCGATTTCTGAACGTTCCAACAAGTCAGGACAATAACGTTACCACTGGAAGGATCTATCAAACGGTTATAAATAAAGAGCGCGAAGGCGCCTACTTGGGCAAGACTGTTCAGGTGATACCGCACATTACAGACGAGATAAAAAACCGCATTAAGCGCTTAGGCGAAACCGGCAATTACGACATCGTTATTACTGAGATAGGTGGAACGGTTGGCGACATTGAATCGCTACCTTATATAGAAGCTGTTCGTCAGTTCAATTGGGAAATAGGCGCTGGAAACCATTTGGTGATCCATTTGACCTTGTTGCCATATTTGGCCACATCGGGAGAATTGAAGACCAAACCAACGCAGCATTCGGTTAAAATGCTGCTCGAAAGCGGTCTTCAACCTGATATTCTTGTTTGTCGTGCAGACAGAAAAATTCCTGGTGATCAGAAAAGAAAGATCGCCTTGTTCTGCAACGTGACCTTGAACGCAGTAATTGAATCGTTAGATGCTGAGACAATCTACGATGTGCCGATTCTGATGTTGAAGGAAAAGCTGGATTCGGTGGTCATCAGCAAACTGAAATTGACTTCTAAGAACGAACCTGACCTTACTAACTGGAAACATTTTCTGGGTATTCTGAAGAACCCAACTTCGGAAGTAACGATCGGTCTGGTTGGTAAATATGTGGAGCTGAAGGATGCCTATAAATCCATTGCAGAAGCGTTGATCCATGCAGGAGTGGAAAACGAATGCAAAGTGGATGTGAAATGGATTCACAGTGAAGATCTGGTGGAAGATACGGTGGGTTCCAAGCTAAAAGGTCTGAAAGGAATTTTGGTTGCTCCGGGTTTTGGCGACCGAGGAATTGAAGGTAAAATCCTAGCCGTTAAGTATGCACGCGAGAATAATATTCCGTTCCTCGGAATTTGTTTGGGAATGCAATGTGCGGTGATTGAATTCGGCAGAAATGTGCTTGGATTGAAAGATGCCAACAGCACGGAAATGAATCCGAAGACCGGAAATCCTGTCATCGATATTATGGAAGAACAGAAAAAGGTGACTAAAAAAGGTGGCACGATGCGTTTAGGCGCATATCCATGCAAACTCACCAAAGGATCAAAAGCCTATTCTGTTTACGGCTCAGCCAACATCAGCGAACGACATCGACATCGTTTTGAATTCAATAACCGCTACCTGAAAGATTACGAAAAAGCAGGTATGATAGCCTCTGGAATCAATCCAGATTCGAACTTGGTGGAAATTGTTGAATTGACTGAACATCCGTGGTTTATCGGTGTTCAGTTTCATCCAGAATATAAGAGTACGGTGGCTGCACCTCACCCACTTTTTGCCAAGTTTATAGGTGCTGCTTTAAAGTCTTGA
- the yidC gene encoding membrane protein insertase YidC: protein MDKNSAIGLTLILVIFLGFNYMNMPTEEERAEALRIQDSIAAVEIQQTQQQNEAAIQEAVRDTTTVSEQITPETLSRDSAAMVEYKSQFGEFGDASMGEDGTVIIENELLAITVNKRGGHPLSVQLKKYQTSDSLPLLLFDGQQNRFSLDFFAKNNRVSTQELYFEPSVDGFSISGEDKKSLTMRLNAGPEQYIEYVYTITGNSYMVDFDINLVAMDKVIERNVTALDLHWKSDLPHQEKSLSNERQNTTIYYRHSDEEVDYLSERSDEKEKFATGLQWVAFKQQFFSTVLIAKDGWEAPTEIETIHDEASTSVVKTCEAKFSIPFGHREMEQVALQFYFGPNQYNALKDFDLGLEEMIPLGWGIFAWVNRLAVIPVFNLLKDTGLGYGIIILILTLVIKLVLMPFTYKAYLSTAKMRVLKPEIDEINKKFEGKDDPMAKQQATMALYSKAGVNPLGGCLPMLFQMPILIALFRFFPASIELRQQSFLWADDLSSYDSIYNLPFEIPFYGDHVSLFTLLMTISTIIYTKSNMSMQAGNPQMEQMKWMMYLMPVMMLGWFNNYASGLSYYYFLANMITFGQNFAFKKFVDDDALHAKLQENKKNPKKQSGFQKRLEDMAKQRGYQPPKKK, encoded by the coding sequence ATGGACAAGAATTCAGCCATTGGGCTAACGCTCATCCTCGTTATTTTCCTCGGGTTCAACTATATGAACATGCCCACGGAGGAGGAACGTGCAGAAGCGTTACGCATCCAAGACTCTATTGCTGCCGTTGAAATTCAGCAAACACAGCAACAGAACGAAGCCGCAATTCAAGAAGCGGTACGCGATACAACCACTGTTAGCGAACAGATAACACCAGAAACGCTGAGCAGAGATTCTGCTGCAATGGTCGAGTATAAGTCCCAATTTGGGGAATTCGGTGATGCTTCGATGGGCGAAGATGGAACCGTAATTATTGAGAACGAACTATTGGCCATTACGGTCAATAAACGAGGTGGTCATCCACTTTCTGTTCAACTAAAGAAATATCAAACATCAGACTCGCTGCCACTGTTACTTTTTGATGGGCAGCAGAACCGATTCTCGCTCGATTTCTTTGCGAAAAACAACCGCGTTTCTACACAAGAATTATACTTCGAACCATCTGTCGATGGTTTCTCCATTTCGGGTGAGGATAAGAAAAGCCTGACCATGCGTCTTAACGCTGGTCCAGAACAATACATCGAATACGTTTACACCATCACTGGCAACTCGTACATGGTTGATTTCGACATCAACCTTGTAGCAATGGACAAGGTGATTGAGCGTAATGTAACTGCCCTCGATCTACATTGGAAATCAGACCTTCCTCATCAGGAAAAAAGTCTGTCCAACGAGCGTCAGAACACCACTATCTATTATCGTCATAGCGATGAAGAGGTCGATTACCTTTCGGAGCGTTCTGACGAGAAAGAAAAATTCGCTACCGGTTTGCAATGGGTTGCTTTCAAACAGCAATTCTTTAGCACAGTTCTCATTGCGAAAGATGGTTGGGAAGCACCTACGGAAATTGAAACCATTCACGATGAAGCTTCCACTTCGGTTGTAAAAACCTGCGAGGCAAAATTCAGCATTCCGTTCGGACATCGTGAAATGGAACAAGTGGCATTGCAGTTCTATTTCGGACCAAATCAATACAATGCGCTAAAGGATTTCGACCTAGGTCTTGAGGAAATGATTCCTCTTGGATGGGGAATTTTTGCATGGGTCAATCGTCTTGCGGTAATCCCGGTCTTCAACCTGCTAAAAGACACAGGATTAGGTTACGGAATCATCATTTTGATTCTCACGCTAGTAATCAAACTGGTGTTGATGCCTTTTACCTATAAGGCCTATTTGAGCACCGCCAAAATGCGGGTGCTTAAACCTGAAATTGATGAAATAAACAAGAAGTTCGAAGGAAAAGACGACCCGATGGCCAAGCAACAGGCCACCATGGCGCTTTACAGCAAAGCAGGCGTAAACCCGTTGGGTGGATGTCTTCCAATGCTGTTCCAAATGCCAATTCTGATCGCTTTGTTCCGCTTTTTCCCAGCTTCTATCGAGCTTCGCCAGCAAAGCTTCCTTTGGGCCGATGACCTTAGTAGCTACGACAGCATTTACAACCTTCCATTTGAGATTCCATTCTATGGAGATCACGTGAGTCTGTTCACGCTTTTGATGACCATTTCCACCATCATCTACACAAAGTCTAACATGAGCATGCAGGCGGGAAATCCGCAGATGGAGCAAATGAAATGGATGATGTATCTGATGCCAGTTATGATGCTTGGTTGGTTCAATAATTACGCATCCGGGCTTAGCTACTACTATTTCTTGGCCAACATGATCACCTTTGGACAGAACTTCGCATTCAAAAAATTCGTGGACGATGACGCCTTGCATGCGAAACTCCAAGAGAACAAGAAGAATCCTAAAAAACAGTCTGGTTTCCAGAAACGATTGGAGGATATGGCCAAGCAACGAGGCTATCAACCACCAAAGAAAAAATGA
- a CDS encoding DUF6438 domain-containing protein, whose product MKKLLFIIGFCSIGAVVLNSCKSNKLTTTAGAQTAPKESIMQTEPQLLASIERTACYGRCPMYKATFLDNGEVIYVGKRFVDKEGTYKTLISQEEVLEIKKKITELDYFGLDSLYPTPISDFPSCITEASLNGKRKKVIDRRSPPENLMAFERFLDGMLEGKELEKISDETNYEER is encoded by the coding sequence ATGAAAAAGTTACTCTTCATTATTGGCTTCTGCTCCATTGGAGCGGTGGTTTTGAACAGCTGTAAAAGCAATAAACTCACCACAACTGCTGGTGCGCAAACCGCACCAAAAGAATCGATCATGCAAACTGAGCCTCAACTTTTGGCATCCATCGAACGTACCGCGTGCTACGGCCGATGCCCTATGTACAAGGCTACTTTTTTGGACAATGGCGAAGTGATCTACGTTGGAAAACGATTTGTGGATAAAGAAGGCACGTACAAAACGCTTATCTCGCAAGAAGAAGTGCTGGAGATCAAAAAGAAGATAACTGAACTCGACTATTTTGGTTTGGACAGCCTTTATCCTACGCCCATTTCTGATTTTCCTTCGTGCATAACAGAAGCCAGTTTGAATGGTAAGCGGAAAAAAGTGATTGACCGAAGGAGTCCTCCAGAAAACCTAATGGCCTTTGAAAGATTCCTGGACGGAATGTTGGAAGGAAAGGAACTCGAGAAAATTTCTGACGAAACGAATTACGAAGAACGATAA
- a CDS encoding tetratricopeptide repeat protein, which yields MRSFFTLVAVATCMLSADFTAKAQILSGPDKIKMMQAKASMTEEDYNGALRIYRAEYTEHGTDAMLNWRMAECYIALNQGQDALAYLQKAREADPAIDKDLDYLTASAHRMLAEQEEAIKYLDAYLANDKLAKPDVEKANELKAKCQATIDMMANPVDVKITSAGEGINTADNHEYRPSVTADGRVMVFTSRRPDTFGGKRYEGDNDWYEDVYISYWSDSLNAWAPAVPIPGAINTDGHDACLSISPDGRQLLTFKNQNAGDIFVSKTRMNKNASDAIADGSSDAARLMSLNRWSKAYSLGKNVNSGYFDSNASLTGDGTMIYFASERPKGKGNGDIWMSKEISTGKWEPAVNLAAVNTIEDEKGAFIHSDGKTLFFSSKGHKNMGGYDIFKSVKQEDGTWSEPINLGYPINTPGDEVGFTLTADGKTAYYSTKGSANGKFDIMKIDLSNYNVLGQ from the coding sequence ATGAGATCATTCTTCACCCTTGTCGCTGTAGCCACATGTATGCTTTCAGCAGATTTTACCGCAAAAGCACAAATTCTCAGTGGTCCAGATAAGATAAAGATGATGCAGGCAAAGGCCAGCATGACCGAGGAGGATTATAATGGCGCACTCAGAATTTATAGGGCTGAATACACAGAACACGGAACCGATGCCATGCTCAATTGGCGCATGGCAGAGTGCTACATTGCCTTGAATCAAGGACAGGATGCGTTGGCATACTTGCAAAAGGCGCGCGAAGCTGACCCTGCAATAGATAAAGACCTCGATTATTTGACGGCAAGCGCCCACCGCATGTTGGCAGAACAGGAAGAAGCGATCAAATACTTGGATGCGTATTTGGCCAACGATAAACTGGCCAAGCCAGATGTTGAAAAGGCGAATGAACTGAAGGCAAAATGTCAAGCAACAATCGACATGATGGCCAATCCTGTTGATGTGAAGATCACTTCAGCTGGCGAAGGAATCAATACAGCAGATAATCATGAATACCGCCCATCTGTTACGGCTGATGGAAGAGTCATGGTATTCACATCCCGAAGACCAGACACCTTTGGAGGTAAGCGTTACGAAGGTGACAACGATTGGTACGAGGACGTTTACATTTCTTATTGGAGCGATAGTTTGAATGCATGGGCGCCAGCGGTGCCTATTCCCGGTGCTATCAACACAGACGGACACGATGCGTGTTTGAGCATTTCGCCTGATGGCCGACAACTATTGACCTTTAAGAATCAGAATGCAGGAGACATTTTTGTGTCAAAGACAAGAATGAACAAGAATGCCAGCGATGCGATTGCAGACGGTTCTTCGGATGCTGCACGTTTAATGAGCTTGAATCGATGGAGCAAAGCTTATTCGTTAGGTAAAAATGTAAACAGCGGCTATTTCGACAGCAACGCATCACTTACTGGAGATGGAACGATGATCTATTTTGCATCTGAGCGCCCAAAGGGAAAAGGAAACGGAGACATTTGGATGAGCAAGGAAATCTCTACCGGCAAATGGGAGCCTGCGGTAAATCTTGCAGCGGTAAATACCATCGAAGACGAAAAAGGGGCGTTCATCCATTCTGATGGCAAAACCCTTTTCTTCAGCAGCAAAGGCCACAAGAACATGGGCGGCTACGATATTTTCAAGTCGGTAAAACAAGAAGACGGAACGTGGAGCGAACCGATTAATCTAGGTTACCCGATCAACACGCCTGGAGATGAAGTTGGATTTACGCTTACTGCCGATGGTAAGACTGCTTACTACAGCACCAAAGGAAGCGCCAACGGAAAGTTTGATATCATGAAGATCGATCTGAGCAATTATAACGTGCTCGGTCAGTAA